In Gadus morhua chromosome 2, gadMor3.0, whole genome shotgun sequence, a single window of DNA contains:
- the LOC115561241 gene encoding trinucleotide repeat-containing gene 6B protein isoform X6 yields the protein MEDKKKKKEDKKKRDSFQKVPDPKIKAELPACTAVPRRTWAVGILKRALWDIETVPEAAKPSTIQPPSTPGPAPPTSSPGGGPGASLPAPDGGNNVKQRAAVATGQPSSASSNSSSSSSSSSGSQATSTAQRYIPREVPPRFRCQQDHKVLLKRGQPPLSSMLLGGGSGGGGATPPPLSSQSGETPPTAGPIDLNTGSSYSSSPSIAAAASSTTSSYANSTWGAGSGSQPPSQGWEKVIVDGTDLEAWPSILGGAKPGSGGAGGGASREPDHAPNSSASWNERNVQQKGGAEVGGGDRPSSPHSSSPPSPPPPSSSSLAECAGGSPWGSSPSESGTGSDVLYNSNVSHLGPGSQKSPGGSCSSSGGGGAQATGPGFSPSTNPSAWPALGPEQTQGPVEGLRLSTSPLPPSSGSQPGLQQQQSEGPGAGVTGVGEPWGGAERGPQRGAGTGATGPGPNQGGGGDGGANRSGSSSSSSSSSWRTMPPTSSSSEVTVGASPGDGWGGGGQSQGDTTGWGQPASQGDTTGWGQPASQGDTTGWGQPASQGDSTGWGQPASQGDSTGWGQPSDSSSNAPGASQGAGEGGGTGESGWGGSGNTAIGTGGSAQPGGRAGSSNSSSSSGGSGGVGGGALQDSASPAVASGAKAWDNQTAEEKSAERGRAEWGGAGEGGRTAGVGGGVTGDGSGGGGAPNQKTDGSGGPASQPSPNAEVALKSMLSRSDLDPRVLSNVGWGQTQIRQNVAWDMEASAAAAAAAAGGGEGGGGGGGKLKDKSSSSSSSSSSSTITTRGSGYSGANAGPKATEPPTGGGSSSGPGPKRDGWDGAGAHQPGRGPHMEAGNRRKGGSPPEGGSEGNPAKNAGGWGGLAPESQGKPWGGEEPQERRDHRGGGGGWRDGGEQGRGGWGGPPPESKGAGGWKDGPGGGGGGGGGGGGGGGGGGRDWGQRDSKPGGMWGEGRGGGRMHSDEGPSWGDDGGPQRGGWGGGDAGGGGGGGGGGSKPHQEWGGGKPHGPPAQTPNSQVAPMKAPNQQHQSQGQQPAMAGGWGGRPGAGPPPPSKSQNQSPGWTAGPVPRAAGPGAGGVDSAESSGWDEPSPQSISRKMEIDDGTSAWGDPQRYSNKNVNMWDKNSGSGGQGSGGPGPGGPGGHGPQGPSPPNPQQPPRRQPPSRESGNGGVGMWGKGGGQPEDANAGGWGQSSSSSPSAAPAGWGDPEPEPGKPSGWGNPSANPGKPGPKSGEGWGSKGEGPVAASRHSSWDEEEEGGVWNSGGSQGGWAHGHAGARGHVKGGRGESWGNPMSRQFANMGLLGDDPGCDKKMDPDKRGMSDYNGEMRRGGRGGGGGYRMPGSKDMAPGDMGHYGDKMSGHGGYGGGGGGGGMPPSRGMHQPGGHPMTPNQGLRAPVPHQYMSAQQQQQQHQQQQQQLLQNQRKFPQPLRQQTDPQQLARLMAVLQQQRQQQGGGGGGGSSKLSPSHLGGGGLPKQSMDPLGHPGGVGVSLSDFHAKTQAMYSGLAPGGNLSGLDLGQGGGPGMKDPGGGQQSRFKWMMEGHSPSSPSPDAIAAMHKNGPIPNPMKNRGGSPYSQYEMMGPEGLGLPPQGPMDHWHRSPGTKMPHKPGPPSWPPEFQPGVPWKGIPSAGDPESDPFMTPGSVMNPPGPQSLQDSDHPLLRDNTGPNCSLPTSLPSSGAWPYSASDGPLANAHSSAKYSEYKPSWPPEPIGHNKLWKTNRISSQLPRPPPGLSSQKQAQPSPWGSGGPRLARGWGGGGGGGGASQDSRFSQGSAWSDGLASRGSCWLLLSNLTPQIDGSTLRTICMQHGPLLTFHLGLTQGSALVRYSSPQEAAKAQGALHMCVLGNTTILAEFVSEEEVARYFAHSQAGGGDGGPAGSAPGGPQGSSGPGPSVASSGGSSPGSERGPATPGGGGGGGGGGGGGGGGGSVLSTGSGWQNLDGSGSSSEGSGAPGPGLGVFSQWSTNGTAEGAGPGGAEPGGRPGMWGAVTVGYPGGGGGGGGGGSMWGTPQMEERHQMDNPAALLPGDLLGGGADSI from the exons GTGCCAGACCCAAAAATAAAAG CAgaactcccagcatgcactgctgTGCCCCGGCGGACCTGGGCCGTAGGGATCCTGAAACGGGCCCTCTGGGACATTGAAACAG TGCCAGAAGCAGCCAAGCCCTCCACCATCCAGCCGCCCTCCaccccgggccccgccccccccacctcctcccccggcGGCGGTCCTGGTGCGTCCCTGCCTGCTCCCGACGGCGGGAACAATGTTAAGCAGCGGGCTGCTGTGGCCACCGGAcagccctcctccgcctcctctaactcctcctcctcctcctcctcctcttctgggaGCCAGGCGACGTCGACGGCCCAGCGCTACATCCCCCGTGAGGTGCCCCCGCGCTTCCGCTGCCAGCAGGACCACAAAGTGCTACTGAAGAGGGGCCAGCCGCCCCTGTCCTCCATGCTGCTGGGGGGCGGctcagggggaggaggtgctactcctcctccgctctcctctcAGTCGGGAGAAACCCCCCCAACAGCTGGACCCATAG ATCTGAACACCGGTTCATCCTACTCCTCCTCGCCATCcatcgctgctgctgcttcttctaCTACTTCGTCTTATGCAAATTCCACTTGGGGGGCAGGCTCTGGCAGCCAACCCCCCTCTCAGGGCTGGGAGAAGGTGATCGTGGACGGGACTGACCTGGAGGCGTGGCCGAGCATCCTGGGCGGGGCAAAGCCGGGGTcgggtggggcggggggcggggcaaGCAGGGAACCGGATCATGCGCCCAACAGCAGTGCCTCATGGAATGAGAGGAACGTTCAGCAGAAGGGAGGGGCTGAGGTCGGGGGTGGCGACCGCCCCTCCtcgcctcactcctcctcacccccatctccccctcccccctcatcgtCATCGCTCGCTGAATGTGCGGGAGGCTCCCCGTGGGGCTCCTCCCCTTCGGAGTccgggacaggaagtgatgtgcTTTACAACTCCAACGTGTCCCATCTGGGCCCAGGCTCTCAGAAGAGCCCTGGAGGCAGCTGTAGTagtagtggcggtggtggggcgCAGGCCACGGGCCCGGGCTTCAGCCCCAGCACCAACCCCTCCGCCTGGCCCGCCCTGGGGCCGGAGCAGACCCAGGGCCCCGTAGAGGGTCTCCGCCTGTCCACCagccctctccctccgtcctcTGGGAGCCAGCCaggcctccagcagcagcaatctgaggggccgggggcgggggtcACCGGGGTTGGGGAGCCCTGGGGCGGGGCCGAGCGGGGCCCTCAGAGGGGGGCGGGCACCGGCGCGACGGGGCCAGGACCAAATCAAGGAGGCGGTGGAGACGGGGGCGCCAATCGAtcgggctcctcctcctcgtcctcctcctcctcgtggcGGACCATGCctccgacctcctcctcctcggaggTCACCGTGGGAGCCTCCCCTGGCGAcggctgggggggcggggggcagagcCAGGGCGACACCACCGGCTGGGGCCAGCCTGCCAGTCAGGGCGACACCACCGGCTGGGGCCAGCCTGCCAGTCAGGGCGACACCACCGGCTGGGGCCAGCCTGCCAGTCAGGGCGACTCGACGGGCTGGGGCCAGCCTGCCAGTCAGGGCGACTCGACGGGCTGGGGCCAGCCGAGTGACAGTAGCTCCAACGCTCCTGGGGCATCTCAGGGagctggggagggtgggggtacGGGAGAgtcagggtgggggggctcTGGAAACACTGCAATAGGAACTGGAGGGAGCGCCCAGCCCGGGGGGCGGgccgggagcagcaacagcagcagcagtagtggagGGAGTGGCGGTGTCGGGGGCGGGGCTTTGCAGGACTCCGCCTCTCCGGCGGTTGCAAGCGGGGCGAAGGCCTGGGACAATCAGACGGCGGAGGAGAAGAgcgcggagagagggagggcggaatggggaggagcaggggaaggCGGGAGGACGGCTGGCGTAGGAGGCGGAGTCACAGGAGATGGGAGTGGCGGAGGCGGAGCACCTAACCAGAAGACAGACGGCTCCGGAGGCCCCGCCTCCCAGCCGTCGCCCAACGCTGAAGTGGCCTTAAAGAGCATGCTGAGTCGCTCGGACCTGGACCCGAGGGTGCTGTCCAACGTGGGCTGGGGCCAGACCCAGATCCGGCAGAACGTGGCCTGGGACATGGAGGCCTctgccgcagccgccgccgccgccgcagggggaggagaagggggcgggggaggaggagggaagctCAAAGACAAAAgctcctcgtcgtcctcgtcctcgtcctcgtccaccATCACGACGCGCGGCTCCGGGTATTCTGGGGCCAACGCGGGTCCGAAGGCCACCGAGCCGCCGActggcggcggcagcagctcgGGTCCCGGGCCCAAGAGGGACGGCTGGGACGGCGCCGGGGCCCACCAGCCCGGCCGGGGGCCCCACATGGAGGCTGGGAACCGGAGGAAGGGCGGGTCGCCGCCGGAGGGGGGCAGCGAGGGGAACCCGGCCAAGAACGCCGGAGGCTGGGGGGGACTGGCCCCCGAGAGCCAGGGGAAACCCTGGGGGGGCGAGGAACCACAAGAACGGAGGGACcacagaggaggtggaggaggctggagaGATGGTGGAGAACAGGGTAGAGGTGGGTGGGGAGGGCCTCCTCCAGAGAGCAAAGGAGCGGGAGGATGGAAGGATgggcctgggggtgggggtggtggtgggggaggaggaggaggaggggggggaggcggggggagagaCTGGGGACAGCGGGACTCCAAACCAGGAGGGATGtggggagaggggcgtggcggCGGCAGGATGCACTCTGACGAAGGCCCGTCCTGGGGGGACGACGGTGGGCCTCAGagaggaggttgggggggaggggacgctggaggaggaggaggaggaggtggtggggggagcAAGCCCCACCAGGAGTGGGGGGGTGGCAAGCCCCACGGCCCGCCAGCACAGACCCCAAACAGCCAGGTGGCCCCCATGAAGGCCCCCAATCAGCAGCACCAATCACAAGGCCAGCAGCCCGCCATGGCCGGGGGCTGGGGTGGACGTCCGGGCGCCGGCCCGCCTCCGCCCTCCAAGAGCCAGAACCAAAGCCCGGGCTGGACGGCGGGGCCGGTCCCCCGGGCGGCCGGgccaggggccgggggggtgGACTCCGCGGAGTCCAGCGGGTGGGATGAGCCGTCCCCCCAGTCCATCAGCCGCAAGATGGAGATCGACGACGGGACGTCCGCCTGGGGCGACCCCCAGCGCTACAGCAACAAGAACGTCAACATGTGGGACAAGAACAGTGGCTCTGGCGGCCAGGGGTCTGGAGGACCCGGTccagggggcccgggggggcacGGCCCGcagggcccctcccctcccaaccCCCAGCAGCCCCCCAGACGCCAGCCCCCCAGCAGGGAGTCCGGCAACGGTGGAGTGG GTATGTGGGGCAAAGGAGGCGGACAGCCGGAGGACGCCAATGCGGGTGGCTGGGGTCAGAGTTCATCATCGTCGCCCTCGGCAGCGCCCGCTGGCTGGGGAGACCCTGAACCTGAGCCAGGGAAGCCGTCCGGTTGGGGGAACCCCTCCGCCAATCCCGGCAAGCCAG GCCCCAAGtcaggggagggctgggggtcaAAGGGCGAGGGGCCCGTGGCCGCCTCCCGCCACTCCAgctgggacgaggaggaggaggggggcgtctGGAACAGCGGGGGGTCCCAGGGAGGCTGGGCCCACGGCCACGCCGGAGCCAGGGGCCACGTCAAG GGGGGCCGTGGCGAGAGCTGGGGTAATCCGATGTCGCGGCAGTTCGCCAACATGGGCCTCCTG GGTGACGATCCAGGCTGCGACAAGAAAATGGATCCAGACAAGAGAGGGATGAGTGACTACAACGGAGAGAtgcggagaggaggaagaggaggaggaggaggctacCGCATGCCTGGCTCTAAAGACATGGCGCCTGGGGACATGGGTCACTATGGAGACAAG ATGAGTGGTCATGGGGGGTacggcggtggaggaggtgggggcggtATGCCTCCGTCACGAGGCATGCACCAGCCCGGGGGCCATCCCATGACCCCCAACCAGGGTCTACGGGCCCCTGTGCCCCATCAGTACATGTCTGCCCAG cagcagcaacagcagcaccaacagcaacagcagcagctgttGCAGAACCAGAGGAAGTTCCCCCAGCCCCTCCGCCAGCAGACCGACCCCCAGCAG TTGGCCAGGCTCATGGCCGTCCTTCAGCAGCAGAGACAgcagcagggtggggggggaggaggggggagctccaagctgtctccctcccacctggggggaggaggcCTCCCCAAGCAGTCCATGGACCCTCTGGGTCACCCCGGGGGCGTAGGGGTCTCCCTCTCCGACTTCCACGCTAAGACCCAGGCCATGTACTCTG GTCTGGCGCCGGGGGGGAACCTGTCGGGCCTGGACCTGGGCCAGGGCGGGGGTCCGGGGATGAAGGACCCAGGTGGGGGGCAGCAGTCTCGCTTCAAGTGGATGATGGAGGGCCactcgccctcctccccctcgccggACGCCATCGCCGCGATGCACAAGAACG GCCCCATACCCAACCCCATGAAGAACAGAGGAGGCTCCCCGTACTCCCAGTACGAGATGATGGGCCCCGAGGGCCTGGGCCTCCCTCCCCAGGGACCCATGGACCACTGGCACCGCAGCCCCGGGACCAAGATGCCCCACAAGCCGGGCCCCCCCAGCTGGCCCCCAG AGTTCCAGCCCGGCGTGCCCTGGAAGGGGATCCCGAGCGCAGGGGACCCCGAGTCCGACCCCTTCATGACCCCTGGCAGTGTGATGAACCCCCCGGGCCCGCAGAGCCTGCAGGATTCTGACCACCCGCTCCTCCGTGACAACACTG GGCCAAACTGCTCCCTCCCCACCTCGCTGCCTTCCTCCGGTGCCTGGCCTTACAGTGCCTCCGACGGCCCCCTGGCCAACGCCCACAGCTCAG CCAAGTACTCGGAGTACAAGCCCAGCTGGCCCCCAGAGCCCATCGGACACAACAAGCTGTGGAAGACCAATCGCATCAGCTCTCAGCTGCCACGCCCGCCCCCAGGATTATCCAGTCAGAAGCAggctcagccctccccctggGGCAGCGGAGGCCCCCGATTGGccaggggatggggagggggtggaggagggggaggagcaagCCAGGACTCCCGATTCAGTCAAG GCTCGGCATGGAGTGACGGTTTGGCCTCAAGAGGAAGCTGCTGGCTGTTGCTGAGCAACCTGACCCCTCAG ATCGACGGCTCCACGCTGCGGACCATCTGCATGCAGCACGGCCCCCTGCTCACCTTCCACCTGGGCCTGACCCAGGGCAGCGCGCTGGTCCGCTACAGCAGCCCCCAGGAGGCGGCCAAGGCCCAGGGCGCACTGCACAT GTGCGTTCTGGGGAACACCACCATCCTGGCTGAGTTTgtgagcgaggaggaggtcGCTCGGTATTTTGCACATTCTCAGGCCGGTGGGGGCGACGGGGGGCCCGCCGGCTccgcccccgggggcccccagGGCTCGTCAGGACCGGGCCCCTCAGTGGCTAGCAGCGGGGGCAGCTCCCCGGGCAGCGAGCGGGGGCCGGCCacccctggaggaggtggtggaggtggtggaggaggaggaggtggaggaggtggggggtcgGTTCTCTCCACTGGCTCCGGTTGGCAGAACCTGGACGGCAGCGGCAGCTCCTCAGAGgggtccggggccccggggcccggcctGGGCGTGTTCTCCCAGTGGAGCACCAACGGGACCgccgagggggcggggcccgggggggcggagcctgggGGCCGGCCAGGGATGTGGGGGGCCGTGACGGTGGGGTAccccggcggtggtggtggtggcggcggcggcggcagcatgTGGGGGACCCCGCAGATGGAAGAGAGGCACCAAATGGACAACCCAGCGGCGCTGTTGCCAGGCGACCtgctggggggcggggcagacTCCATCTGA